Genomic DNA from Bacteroidota bacterium:
TGAAGATGATATAATGATAAAAACAAATCAGAATAAGGATGCAAAATTATCATCGACCTCAATAACCTGCCCCGAACTAAGTTCTCCCAATAAAATATTCCCGATTCTAATTCTAACCAGTCTTAAAGTTGGAAAACCAGCGGCGGCAGTCATTTTCCGCACCTGCCTGAACTTTCCCTCCGAAATAATTACAGATACCCAACTAGTAGGTCCGTGTCTGTCATCTCTAACTTTACGTGATCGCTCCGGAAAACCGGGATCTTCAATAATTGATGACTTTGATGGTTTAGTCGTGTATTTTTTCCCGTTTACACTAATTTCCACTCCATCCTGAAGTTTCTTTACTGCAGTTTCATCTATTATACCGTCAACCTGAACATAGTACTCCTTTTCAACTTTATTACTCCTTACCTGCTCACTCAACTTTCCGTCTGTGGTCAACAATAGCAAGCCTTCAGAATCTTCATCAAGTCTACCAATGGCCATTGTCCCCTCAGGAAAATCAAATAATAATTCACCTAGCAACTTCTTGTTTTTCCTTTTGGTCTGATTAGTGATAAACTGACTCAGGAAACCATATGGTTTATGTATAATGAAATTTCGATTTATTGACATTGATACAATAATCTTTTACTCTTAATCTAAAATTAATAAGACAAGCTGTCTTTTCGAACAGTTAAAACATAAAGAAAAATAAGTGCAGCAATCAACATTGCAACTCTGGCAATATAATCTCCAAACCGGGTATAAATTGTTAACTCGTTGTTGGCAAATATATTACCCGAAAGTGCTCCTCTGCTATTGTATGGTAACGATTTCAGGATATCGCCCTTTTGATTAATAAAAGCAGAAATACCGGTATTTGCCGATCTTGCAACACTCCTGCGGTTTTCAATAGCTCTTATCCGTGAAAATGATAAATGTTGTTTGTGTCCCTGAGACTCCTGCCACCATCCGTCGTTGGTAACAACCGATAATATGTTTGCCCCATTTTGCACGTAACCGGTAACAAATTCTCCGTATACAGATTCATAACAAATAATTGGCGCTGTTGAAATTCCATAATATTCGTTAGTAAAAACACTTCTCTCCTCCTGTGTAACATGTGTACCCACAGTACCACCCAGATTAATTATAAAATCGCCCAAAAGTGGTTTAATTATATTTCTGAATGGCATATGCTCTACACCTACAACCAGTTTTGATTTATCATAAACAGGGATTGAATCAGATGAATCAACCATAAATGCAGAATTAGATATATCGTACCACATTTTTCCGTTTCGGGAAATGTTGGAACTTTCTGTAGCGTCTTCTTTTTTATAATAACGCTGAACAAGAGTTGCTCCACTCACAAAACTCACATTATTGTGTTTCGCTACGAAATCCTTTATCCCCCTAACTGACCGGTACCTTTTCATGTGAATACGATCCATCCCATCGGGCAAAGAGGTTTCCGGTCCAAAAACAAATGATGTGCTGTCGCCAATCTTACTCCCGGCCAGATCAATCAGTTGCTCACTTAATATATCATCTCCAATCCTGAATTTCTCCCCATAAGGATCGAGATTAGGCTGTAATACAACTATATTATTTTCTATTCCCTTTTCCTCATAATTATTATAGATGTAATAAGAAATTCCAATTGGTACTGAAATTAATACAACAACACGAATTAATGCCGGAATAACTCTTACTGCATCTTTACTTTTCAAATAATTCAGAACGCCTGTCAGCAAGGTTAAATTTACTATCCAAACCCAAAGCGAACCACCAAAGACACCAGTATATTCGTACCATTGAATCCACTTATAATATTCGGCAAATCCATTTCCCAGATTCAACCACGGCCACGACAAATCCCAGTTGAGATGCATCTTTTCGAAGCTTATCCATAAAGCAGGAAGCAACATAGTACTCAGATGATTTCCTACTCTCTTTCTGGCAAAGTAATATATTCTAATAACTGAGGCCATCAAAAAAGCATTTGCCAAAACTGCGAATAATCCGGCCCAAAAATCAGCATAATGAAGCCACCATGTAGTAATGAAATTCCAGATTACAAAAGACAAATACGCAAGTCCAAAAACTTTGAAACCGTCTTTTTTAACCTTTGATTCATAAATATTATTGATTGAAGCCAAAAGA
This window encodes:
- a CDS encoding pseudouridine synthase → MSINRNFIIHKPYGFLSQFITNQTKRKNKKLLGELLFDFPEGTMAIGRLDEDSEGLLLLTTDGKLSEQVRSNKVEKEYYVQVDGIIDETAVKKLQDGVEISVNGKKYTTKPSKSSIIEDPGFPERSRKVRDDRHGPTSWVSVIISEGKFRQVRKMTAAAGFPTLRLVRIRIGNILLGELSSGQVIEVDDNFASLF
- the lnt gene encoding apolipoprotein N-acyltransferase; translation: MKNIFLAILSGALLALSWPTYGFAGLLFVAFIPLLASINNIYESKVKKDGFKVFGLAYLSFVIWNFITTWWLHYADFWAGLFAVLANAFLMASVIRIYYFARKRVGNHLSTMLLPALWISFEKMHLNWDLSWPWLNLGNGFAEYYKWIQWYEYTGVFGGSLWVWIVNLTLLTGVLNYLKSKDAVRVIPALIRVVVLISVPIGISYYIYNNYEEKGIENNIVVLQPNLDPYGEKFRIGDDILSEQLIDLAGSKIGDSTSFVFGPETSLPDGMDRIHMKRYRSVRGIKDFVAKHNNVSFVSGATLVQRYYKKEDATESSNISRNGKMWYDISNSAFMVDSSDSIPVYDKSKLVVGVEHMPFRNIIKPLLGDFIINLGGTVGTHVTQEERSVFTNEYYGISTAPIICYESVYGEFVTGYVQNGANILSVVTNDGWWQESQGHKQHLSFSRIRAIENRRSVARSANTGISAFINQKGDILKSLPYNSRGALSGNIFANNELTIYTRFGDYIARVAMLIAALIFLYVLTVRKDSLSY